The following coding sequences lie in one Rutidosis leptorrhynchoides isolate AG116_Rl617_1_P2 chromosome 6, CSIRO_AGI_Rlap_v1, whole genome shotgun sequence genomic window:
- the LOC139855086 gene encoding cysteine-rich receptor-like protein kinase 2: protein MQQVKNRQFPWWLTSLLVVVVMIIITSMAEHVTSQPTDRNSTLMRYYCSMYKGTMFKGMNEIYFFSNLNTTLSGLRRQLTTQRYATVRTLFNGEPVWGHAQCRGYLSLPDCLNCFDYAVDQIKVCGAGNGATAIFTDCEVRYENRNFATEVAGYRGVTICDKVPETTEFQKAGKKLLLDLQIATPKTSDFYALSTRQVANGNATIYAIAQCNPNITQSVCSKCLKMRSDSLHDCLPAISGRATGDGCFMRYSRTPFFRQNQTTDISSLILDGETFKSFIIQGVVGGVSFILVVLAFFLWYGRLKTRGTYKQELKGTVTYRYKDLQLATNNFSEKNIIGKGGFGEVFKAVLNDNKAVAVKKLKIRYGREKIGFENEILLTSQIRHRNLLHLLGWSSEESELLLVLEYMPNGSLDTFLWGAKKGALNWKQRYEIILGIARGLAHLHKEFHVKIVHRDIKSSNILLDDNFQPKIADFGLARFQQEDQSHVITKFAGTLGYTAPEYVLHGVLSDKVDTFSFGIVILEIISGQKCTYSKFDGSSTQCLLEQAWKLYEHKNHIKLVDETMDDHEYEDEHVMKIIEIALLCTQSPASKRPTMSQVVSMLLNISTQEERQISKPIFIDHNTKIDIKSS from the exons ATGCAACAAGTGAAAAACAGACAGTTTCCATGGTGGTTGACGAGCCTATTGGTGGTGGTAGTGATGATCATCATAACAAGCATGGCAGAACATGTAACATCACAGCCGACTGATAGAAATAGCACCCTGATGAGATATTATTGTAGTATGTATAAAGGGACGATGTTCAAAGGGATGAATGAAATTTATTTCTTTAGCAACCTTAACACCACCCTTTCTGGTCTTCGCCGCCAGTTAACCACCCAACGCTACGCCACAGTACGTACTTTGTTCAATGGTGAGCCCGTTTGGGGACATGCTCAGTGTAGGGGATATCTTTCTTTACCCGATTGTCTGAATTGTTTCGACTATGCTGTTGATCAGATTAAAGTATGCGGGGCCGGCAACGGCGCTACTGCTATTTTCACCGACTGTGAAGTCAG GTATGAAAACCGTAACTTTGCTACTGAGGTGGCTGGTTATCGTGGTGTGACGATATGTGACAAAGTGCCTGAGACAACAGAGTTCCAAAAGGCAGGAAAAAAGTTACTATTAGACCTTCAAATTGCTACACCAAAAACTTCGGATTTTTATGCACTTTCTACAAGACAAGTAGCTAATGGGAATGCAACCATATATGCCATTGCCCAGTGTAATCCGAACATAACCCAAAGTGTTTGTTCAAAATGCTTAAAAATGAGATCGGATTCTCTACACGATTGTCTTCCTGCTATTTCTGGGCGGGCAACAGGTGATGGATGCTTCATGAGGTATTCAAGGACTCCATTTTTCAGACAAAACCAGACAACTGATATTTCATCTCTCATTTTGGATGGTGAGACATTT AAGAGTTTCATAATACAGGGGGTTGTTGGAGGTGTAAGCTTTATACTTGTTGTACTTGCATTTTTCTTATGGTATGGCAGATTGAAAACGAGAGGTACATACAAACAAG AATTGAAGGGAACAGTTACCTACAGATACAAGGATTTGCAGTTGGCTACAAATAATTTTAGTGAAAAAAATATTATCGGGAAAGGTGGTTTCGGTGAGGTATTCAAG GCAGTTCTTAATGACAATAAGGCTGTGGCAGTGAAGAAGCTTAAAATCAGATATGGTAGAGAAAAAATAGGATTTGAAAATGAAATCTTACTTACAAGTCAAATTCGCCATCGAAATCTTCTTCATCTCCTAGGATGGTCCAGTGAAGAATCTGAGTTACTACTTGTCCTGGAATACATGCCGAATGGAAGTCTTGACACCTTCTTATGGG GTGCAAAAAAGGGAGCCCTAAACTGGAAACAAAGATATGAAATTATCTTAGGGATAGCTAGGGGTCTCGCTCATCTACACAAAGAATTTCATGTTAAAATCGTGCATAGAGATATAAAATCAAGCAACATTCTCCTTGATGACAATTTTCAACCCAAAATAGCCGATTTTGGGCTGGCAAGGTTTCAACAAGAGGATCAAAGTCATGTTATCACCAAGTTTGCTGGGACGTT GGGCTACACAGCGCCAGAATATGTACTTCATGGCGTTTTATCAGATAAAGTTGACACTTTTAGTTTTGGTATCGTGATTCTTGAAATAATAAGCGGACAAAAATGTACTTATAGTAAGTTTGATGGATCATCCACCCAATGCCTCTTGGAACAG GCTTGGAAGTTGTATGAACACAAAAATCATATAAAGTTAGTTGATGAGACAATGGATGATCATGAGTATGAAGACGAACATGTGATGAAGATCATTGAGATTGCTTTGTTGTGCACTCAATCACCAGCTTCGAAACGACCAACCATGTCTCAAGTTGTTTCGATGCTTCTCAATATTTCAACACAAGAAGAAAGACAGATATCCAAACCTATTTTCATTGATCACAATACCAAGATAGATATAAAATCTTCGTAG